Genomic DNA from Treponema pectinovorum:
ATGGGGATTCTAAACATCCATTTTATTTTTTGGTAGCAACAAATTTTCTTAACATAATACTTGACTACATTTTTATAGGATACTTCAACTTAGGTGTAAAAGGGGCTGCTCTTGCGACAATTATGTGCCAAGCAATCAGCACAATCTTAAACATATTTTTTATTTTAAAAAAGACGAATATCATAGAACTTTCTAAATCGAATGCACTTATTTCGAATAAGCACATAAAAGAATTGATTAAAAATGCTTTGCCTATGGGACTTGAATATTCTTTTTCTTCTGTTGGTGCAATTATAATGCAGAGTGCAATAAATACGTTGGGAACAGCAGTAATAACAGGACAAACTGCTGGCGAAAAGATAAGGCAACTTTTTACTTTGCCCATGGAAAGCGTTGGAATGGCACAGGCAATGTATACAGGACAAAACTGGGGTGCAAAAGAATGCAAAAGGATAAAACAAGGAATCGTATCTGGAATTTTAATTCAATTTGTGTATTGCGTCGTATGTTTTATTGTAATATTTCTCTTAAAAAATTTATTTACGTCTATTGTGCTTGGAAACGAAATAACGTCTGAATTCAATAATTCTGTAAAATACCTTTCTGTAATAAGTTGCTTTTTTATCTTTCATGGTTCTTTGATGATATTGCGAAACACCCTTCAGGGAATGGGATATTCAATAATCGCTTTGTTAAGCGGCATCTGCGAAATTATTGGTCGCGGAATTGGCTCTTTGCTTGCAATCGAAACTTTGGGCTTTTTTGGGATATGCCTTGCAAACCCTTTTGCTTGGATACTCGCACTGCTATTTTGCAGTTTAACGGTATTCCACTATCTGCATTTAAAACTTAAACAACAATCCTAAATGATTTTTGCGGCAAAGATAGGAGCGGTGAGCGAAGCGAAAACAAACACCTCTAAAAACATTATTTTAGCGGACAATTACATCTTGCTGTTGCTCAGATATTTTCTTGCTCGATTTTGAAAATGCTAGTGGTGTTTGGTCGTAGGCAAATGCCGTAGCCGCGGATAGCTTGGTTTTTGCTTTAGCAAAAAGCCGCCCATAAAAATTCAGGGCAAAAAAAACATCTGCCCTTAGAGCAGATGTCATTTATTTTATTTTATTTTTCTTAGGAATGCGTCCTTGAAGCCATAGGAAACAAAGCGCTCTTTTATCATTCCGTATTCGTCTACTGTAAGTGGGCCTA
This window encodes:
- a CDS encoding MATE family efflux transporter → MTRDLTKGSPIINLILFSIPLIAGTIFQQFYNFADTIMIGRLVGADALGAVGVSYPLNFLILGFVQGFTIGLGIPLAHAMGAKNKTDFNKYFYNALYICLAISIILTFSTLLFSKELLKLIKTPAEIFDMAKDYIFIIFSGIPFSVLYNYSASVLRSNGDSKHPFYFLVATNFLNIILDYIFIGYFNLGVKGAALATIMCQAISTILNIFFILKKTNIIELSKSNALISNKHIKELIKNALPMGLEYSFSSVGAIIMQSAINTLGTAVITGQTAGEKIRQLFTLPMESVGMAQAMYTGQNWGAKECKRIKQGIVSGILIQFVYCVVCFIVIFLLKNLFTSIVLGNEITSEFNNSVKYLSVISCFFIFHGSLMILRNTLQGMGYSIIALLSGICEIIGRGIGSLLAIETLGFFGICLANPFAWILALLFCSLTVFHYLHLKLKQQS